The nucleotide sequence TTTGAATCATTTCGAACACAGTATGCCACAATTGACAAGCTTTGAGAAATGTATACTATTTTCGTCGAAAGTTGGCGTTTAAATCCTTTGAAACCCTGTTTAAGGAGTCAGACAATGGCCACAAGTCGTCGACAAGGAATTCTGGTGCCGGATTTTACGGCGCGCCCGGATCGCCCAAGCGGGACAATTCCAGCGATTGTCCAACTTGAAGGAAATGGGGTCGTCATTGATCTCATTTACCTGAACCGAAGCAAGTTTTTTGAAATGCTTTGGACTGGAACGGTAAGCGCCTGCAGAAAGGAACTTCAGGTTGTCGGTGTGCGCATAAACTGCGAGGTGAACTCCCTTTTGGTATCGGTTTCAAGAAAATCGGCCAATGATCGTTCGGTGCTTTGTACGGTAGAGCGCGACGAGCTTTTTCCCCACAAAAACGAGCCGAAGTTCAAGGATGGAGATGAGATCAGGCCCGTGATTGTCATGCAGACCTTTCCGGAAGGAATGGTCTCGATGCTTGGCTCAACGAATAGTCTGGCATTCGAAACAATGCGCGACCTAGGCCAGCTTGTACTTTGGTCGGTCTCGAGGAAAAAACTTTGGCACAAAGGCGCCGAAGAAAGTGGAAATTATGTTCCCGTGGAGCATGTCTACACACACCCAAGCGGCATGCTTCTCACTTATGTGACGAATTCGGCGGTGCCAGTCTGTCACACAAATTCCTTGGGATGCTACTCTCGCAGTGTTCTTGTCAGTACGCCTCTCCTTATGGATGTCCCGGAAGATAGGATTCCGAGGCTGAAAGTTCTTGATAGGAGAATGGCGGCGGTGTCCGAGCTGATCAAATCCTGATCTTCTCGATGTTCATTTCACACGAAGACGGTTTTCCGAAAGGAGCCGTTTTTTTAATCCAAATATTTTTTCTTGTTTGCTAAATGTTCCGCATAAGTCGCTGCGTAATGCATCACCCCATCTCTTCCTGAAAGGTAAAAAAGATATTTCGAAGTTGTCGGATGGATGGCTGCGTCTATTGCATCCAAGCCGGGATTTGAAATTGGCCCCGGTGGAAGACCCGTGTGCAAATAGGTGTTGTAAGGAGAATCAAATTTCAGATCTTTGAGCGTTAGTTCAAAGGTGGTTTTGTCTGTCACGTAGGAAAGAGGCGCGTCTACTTGAAGGCGCATTCCGAGTTTCAATCGTTTCCAAAGAACTCCAGCGACCATTTTTCTGTCTTCGCTTGTGAGCGCTTCTTCCTCAAGAATGGACGCCATTGTTATCGCATCTTTAAATGTTCTGCCTGAAATAAGAACATCCGCTTTCAAAACCCCCGTCTTTTTTTCGAAATTTTCAGAAAGCGTTTTTATAATATTTTCCGTGGTGATATTTATCGGGAAAAAATAGGTGTCGGGGAAAAGGTACCCTTCATCTTTTGTAGTAAGCTTCAAAAATTCATTTTTACTGAAATGAAAGTACTCTGCGGGCATTAAATTCGCAATTTGGAGGGTGTTGAGCCCTTCAGGGATGGTAACGCGTTTCAAAGGAAACCCAAAATCTCCGGCACTCACTCTTTTTGCTATTGAGAAAACAGAGAGTGGTTTCGTGAAGACGTATTCTCCGGAGATAACTGCTTTTTCATGATTGAGAAGGATGACGAAGTTATCAAAGAGGAATGATGAGCGGATAATCCCCTTCTCTTTCAAAAATGAACCGACTTCCTTTAAGGAACTGCCGGATTCGATCATCACTATTTTGTTGGAAGGAAAGCCCGAAGGAGGCAAGGAGAGAAAATAAAAAGCGACTAACAAGACGCACCCTGCGATGATGAGGAGAGCTTTTCTTTTCAAAAGGTATTTGGGAAAGCGCATAGAAGAAGGGTAAAGGGTTTAGGGTACAGGGTACAGGGTAGAAAATACTGTGCTGAGAAAGTTTTGATTTTTATTCTCAACCCCATACCCTCCACCCTGTCCCCTATTATGTTGGCAAATTCGAAGGAGGTTCCACTTTCTTTGAAGGAATTCTGGTGAATGATGGCGTTGTCGCGGCTTCTCCTGGGAAGTGATAAATGGAAGCGAGGCTTTCTGCATTCATGATAAAGCCGGCTTCCCGGAAATGATGATAGGGACCTTGGAAGAAGGAGCGTTTCTTGTACGCATCAAGCATCTGCTTTTCCATTCTGTTTCTTCGGATTCTTCGGAAGTCTTGCCAAGGATAATCGAAATCAGTAAACCAAGCCAATTTTATTTCATTTAATTCTTTCGAATTAAATTGGTTGAAGATTCCAATGATACCCGTGTTCGATATTGGATTGTAGGCCTCGGCTTTTGCGATGTAAAAAGCGC is from Candidatus Paceibacterota bacterium and encodes:
- the mltG gene encoding endolytic transglycosylase MltG, translating into MRFPKYLLKRKALLIIAGCVLLVAFYFLSLPPSGFPSNKIVMIESGSSLKEVGSFLKEKGIIRSSFLFDNFVILLNHEKAVISGEYVFTKPLSVFSIAKRVSAGDFGFPLKRVTIPEGLNTLQIANLMPAEYFHFSKNEFLKLTTKDEGYLFPDTYFFPINITTENIIKTLSENFEKKTGVLKADVLISGRTFKDAITMASILEEEALTSEDRKMVAGVLWKRLKLGMRLQVDAPLSYVTDKTTFELTLKDLKFDSPYNTYLHTGLPPGPISNPGLDAIDAAIHPTTSKYLFYLSGRDGVMHYAATYAEHLANKKKYLD
- a CDS encoding phosphoribosyl-AMP cyclohydrolase, which produces MATSRRQGILVPDFTARPDRPSGTIPAIVQLEGNGVVIDLIYLNRSKFFEMLWTGTVSACRKELQVVGVRINCEVNSLLVSVSRKSANDRSVLCTVERDELFPHKNEPKFKDGDEIRPVIVMQTFPEGMVSMLGSTNSLAFETMRDLGQLVLWSVSRKKLWHKGAEESGNYVPVEHVYTHPSGMLLTYVTNSAVPVCHTNSLGCYSRSVLVSTPLLMDVPEDRIPRLKVLDRRMAAVSELIKS